A genomic window from Tolypothrix sp. PCC 7910 includes:
- a CDS encoding serine/threonine-protein kinase — protein MSHITQSTVHCINPDCQRPYPQPWGNKFCNSCGAPLQLLDRYVPIQPLGSGGFAQIYTVWDVKTQTEKVLKVLVENSAKALDLFRQEASVLINLRHPGVPRVDADGYFLLNLTNPQQHQLPCLVMEKINGQTLEDIRKNYPQGCPEEMVLNWFTQAVEILQELHKRQIIHRDIKPSNLMLRNSLSNSPVKNHLVLIDFGGAKQFRDSQPRYQSSSTRLFSSGYSPPEQVSGGNVGPSADFYALGRTMIELLTGKYPPELEDVQTGTLQWRNRVNINPKFADLLDEMVQEDVRSRPASANIIKKRLTQLSSVSLQQQLSSLLQNTNQQVSTRLTLLTQSLERAVGKFTKAVSKTTLLIIKTIAQFLLACIITIWAMILTGMGAAVGAIAGFFLAYRTVLGERVAQFIFLQVPGLFPENQTVLASEVLIFAAAGLGTAWGLTLAGGFAQRRRFLVVSLMGTISYGLGWLALQLTIPRNSNEGLVVSIVFAIFLLTLSLGLRSHRIVYAVITSLGTALIFAALIRLELLPTIFHFSTAPRWTELLPPMIYFAFEGILLSFWLGVSYYLIVPGLRLLGWR, from the coding sequence GTGTCCCACATCACGCAGAGTACGGTTCACTGCATAAATCCTGATTGTCAACGTCCTTATCCCCAACCTTGGGGAAACAAATTTTGTAATAGCTGTGGCGCACCGCTACAGTTGTTAGACCGCTATGTGCCTATTCAGCCTTTAGGATCGGGAGGATTTGCCCAAATTTATACAGTTTGGGATGTTAAAACTCAGACAGAAAAGGTACTGAAGGTGTTAGTGGAAAATTCAGCCAAGGCACTCGATTTATTTAGACAAGAAGCCTCAGTTTTAATTAATTTACGGCATCCAGGAGTACCAAGAGTAGATGCTGATGGGTATTTTCTTCTAAATTTGACTAATCCCCAACAACACCAACTACCTTGTTTGGTGATGGAAAAAATTAATGGACAGACTTTAGAAGATATCCGCAAAAATTATCCTCAAGGCTGTCCAGAAGAGATGGTGTTGAACTGGTTTACGCAAGCTGTGGAAATTTTGCAAGAATTGCACAAACGCCAGATTATTCACCGGGACATCAAACCTTCTAATTTGATGCTACGCAACTCTTTGTCAAATTCACCTGTTAAAAATCACCTGGTGTTAATTGATTTTGGCGGAGCAAAACAATTTAGAGATTCTCAGCCACGTTATCAATCTAGTTCAACTCGCTTATTTTCTTCGGGTTACAGTCCCCCAGAACAAGTGAGTGGTGGTAATGTGGGGCCGAGTGCTGATTTTTATGCCTTGGGTAGAACAATGATTGAGTTACTCACAGGCAAATATCCGCCAGAATTAGAAGATGTGCAAACTGGGACGTTGCAATGGCGGAATCGGGTGAATATTAACCCCAAATTTGCAGATTTGTTGGATGAGATGGTACAGGAGGATGTGCGATCGCGTCCCGCAAGTGCAAATATCATTAAAAAAAGATTGACGCAGCTTTCTTCTGTCTCGCTACAGCAACAGTTATCTTCTTTACTGCAAAATACTAATCAGCAAGTATCCACTAGACTGACTCTGCTCACTCAGTCCCTAGAAAGAGCAGTAGGAAAATTTACTAAAGCTGTAAGTAAAACTACGCTTTTGATTATTAAGACGATCGCCCAATTTTTGCTCGCTTGTATCATCACAATTTGGGCGATGATATTAACGGGAATGGGTGCAGCAGTAGGAGCGATCGCAGGTTTCTTTTTAGCCTACCGCACAGTTTTAGGCGAGCGCGTGGCGCAATTTATCTTTCTGCAAGTACCTGGCTTATTTCCCGAAAATCAAACTGTCTTAGCATCCGAAGTGCTGATTTTTGCTGCCGCAGGTTTAGGTACTGCATGGGGACTGACTCTAGCTGGTGGTTTTGCTCAACGCAGGCGGTTTTTGGTGGTGTCGTTGATGGGTACAATCAGCTATGGTTTAGGCTGGTTAGCTTTGCAATTAACTATCCCCAGAAATAGCAATGAAGGCTTGGTAGTTTCAATTGTGTTTGCAATCTTCCTGCTCACATTAAGTTTAGGGCTTCGCAGTCATCGCATAGTCTACGCTGTCATTACATCTTTGGGAACTGCACTAATTTTTGCAGCTTTAATTCGCTTAGAGTTATTACCAACTATCTTCCACTTTTCTACTGCACCCCGATGGACAGAATTATTGCCACCAATGATTTATTTTGCTTTTGAGGGTATTTTGCTCAGTTTTTGGCTAGGCGTGAGTTATTACCTCATCGTTCCTGGGTTGCGCTTGTTAGGTTGGCGTTAG